In the Populus trichocarpa isolate Nisqually-1 chromosome 1, P.trichocarpa_v4.1, whole genome shotgun sequence genome, one interval contains:
- the LOC7470578 gene encoding protein SAWADEE HOMEODOMAIN HOMOLOG 1 — protein sequence MDFEFTLSEMLEMENMFKELEEGPLAPQFCEKLASSFSLAPSRDGKQAITPRQVKSWFQDRLKKSQPRVASSNMALKLFADLSDASASFGATESSQKLKGNASDLSELIFEALSSKDNAWYDVASFLNYRVVCSGELEVRVRFAGFRNTDDEWVNVRRAVRERSIPLESSECQRVKVGDLVLCFQEREERAVYCDAHIVEINRKLHDINGCRCTFVVRYDHDDFEEEVRLDRLCGRPTP from the exons ATGGATTTTGAATTCACACTTTCTGAG ATGCTGGAAATGGAGAATATGTTCAAGGAATTAGAGGAGGGACCACTAGCTCCGCAGTTTTGTGAGAAGCTTGCAAGCAGCTTTAG TTTAGCGCCAAGTCGTGATGGAAAGCAAGCCATTACACCTCGACAG GTTAAAAGCTGGTTCCAGGATAGACTAAAGAAGTCACAACCTCGAGTTGCTTCTTCAAATATGGCTCTCAAATTATTCGCTGATCTCTCTGATGCAAGTGCTTCTTTTGGTGCAACTGAGAGTTCACAAAAGCTCAAAG GCAATGCCTCTGATCTTTCAGAGTTGATTTTTGAAGCTTTGTCCTCAAAAGATAATGCTTG GTATGATGTTGCTTCTTTCCTCAACTATAGAGTTGTTTGCTCTGGTGAACTT GAAGTGCGAGTAAGATTTGCTGGGTTTCGTAATACAGATGATGAGTGGGTGAATGTGAGAAGGGCAGTGCGGGAACGATCTATTCCTTTAGAATCTTCAGAATGTCAGAGGGTCAAAGTTGGTGATCTTGTGCTGTGCTTTCAG GAAAGAGAAGAACGAGCAGTATACTGTGATGCCCATATTGTAGAGATCAACAGGAAATTACATGATATAAATGGTTGTAGATGCACCTTTGTAGTTCGTTATGATCATGACGACTTCGAG GAAGAAGTTCGGTTGGATAGGTTATGTGGCAGACCAACGCCATAG
- the LOC7475098 gene encoding casein kinase 1-like protein HD16 → MPVLRSRVRRGRGGAAATPEPEKKQQEQKKNPVEVVEPIAKRTRRRRAAAEAGLATPKTNDKEHKTRNERVGVGGAVSGAVKEEEENRDLEVAREKKGVLGEKKPMDVLDSGGKSNDKPLAGGGDDEGTAAPIPDQVQVEDSPMYKVERKLGKGGFGQVYVGRRVSAVNTNDKAGAGAVEVALKFEHRSSKGCNYGPPHEWQVYETLGGSHGVPLVHYKGQQGDYYVMVMDMLGPSLWDVWNNNINSNLMSTEMVACIAIEALSILEKMHLRGYVHGDVKPENFLLGTPGTPDEKKLFLVDLGLATRWQDSSTGLHVEYDQKPDVFRGTVRYASVHAHLGRTGSRRDDLESLAYTLIFLLRGRLPWQGYQGENKGFVVCKKKMAITSEALCCFCPQPFKQFVEYVVNLKFDEEPNYAKCISLFDGVVGTNPDTRPLNTEGAQKLIYQVGHKRGRLTMEEDDEQPKKKVRMGMPATQWISVYNACRPMKQRYHYNVADARLGQHIEKGNEVGLFVSSVASYQNLWAIIMDAGTNYSAQVYELSPYFLRKEWIMEHWEKNYYISAIAGANNGSSLIVMSKGTSYMQQSYKISDSFPYKWINKKWREGFYVTAMATSGSRWGVVMSRGAGFAKQVVELDFLYPSEGIHRRWDSGYRITATAATWDQAAFVLSVPKRKLTDETQETLRTSAFPSTHVKEKWAKNLYIASMCYGRTTS, encoded by the exons ATGCCTGTGCTGCGTAGTCGAGTGCGCAGAGGCCGAGGAGGAGCAGCAGCAACACCGGAGCCAGAAAAGAAACAGCAGGAGCAGAAGAAGAATCCAGTCGAAGTGGTAGAACCGATTGCGAAGAGGACAAGGAGAAGGAGGGCAGCAGCGGAGGCGGGATTGGCAACGCCTAAAACTAACGATAAGGAACATAAAACTCGCAATGAGAGGGTAGGAGTGGGTGGTGCTGTTTCAGGGGCGgtgaaagaagaggaggagaacAGGGATTTAGAGGTTGCTAGAGAGAAGAAGGGAGTGTTGGGAGAAAAGAAGCCGATGGACGTGTTAGATAGTGGTGGCAAAAGTAATGATAAGCCGCTTGCTGGTGGTGGTGACGATGAGGGAACCGCTGCCCCTATACCCGAccag GTTCAGGTTGAGGATTCCCCTATGTACAAAGTAGAAAGAAAGTTGGGAAAGGGTGGCTTTGGTCAAGTGTATGTTGGTCGACGTGTGTCTGCTGTAAATACAAATGATAAAGCTGGTGCAGGAGCTGTAGAG GTGGCACTAAAATTCGAGCATAGAAGTAGTAAAGGATGTAATTATGGACCACCGCATGAGTGGCAGGTTTATGA AACTCTTGGTGGCAGTCATGGTGTACCACTAGTACACTATAAGGGTCAGCAAGGTGATTATTATGTCATG GTTATGGATATGTTGGGTCCAAGCCTGTGGGATGTTTGGAATAACAATATTAACTCAAACTT AATGTCCACTGAAATGGTTGCATGTATTGCCATTGAAGCTCTATCCATATTGGAAAAGATGCACCTTAGAGG TTATGTCCATGGAGATGTAAAGCCTGAGAATTTTCTGCTTGGCACTCCGGGAACTCCTgatgagaaaaaattatttcttgttgATCTTGGATTGG CTACTAGATGGCAAGATAGTTCAACTGGTTTGCATGTTGAGTATGACCAAAAGCCAGATGTTTTCAG GGGAACAGTGCGTTATGCTAGTGTGCATGCTCATTTAGGGAGAACTGGTAGCAGGAGGGATGATTTGGAATCTCTTGCTTACacacttatttttcttctccgTGGTCGTTTACCTTGGCAAGGGTACCAG GGAGAAAACAAGGGGTTTGTTGTTTGCAAGAAGAAGATGGCAATAACCTCAGAGGCGCTTTGTTGCTTCTGTCCACAGCCTTTCAAACAGTTCGTTGAATATGTGGTGAACTTAAAGTTTGATGAAGAACCTAATTATGCAAAATGCATTTCCCTCTTTGATGGAGTTGTAGGTACAAATCCAGATACGAGACCACTTAACACAGAAGGTGCCCAGAAG CTTATTTATCAGGTTGGTCACAAGAGAGGTCGATTGACTATGGAGGAAGATGATGAACAACCAAAGAAGAAGGTTCGCATGGGCATGCCAGCAACACAATGGATTAGTGTGTACAATGCATGCAGACCAATGAAACAAAG GTATCACTATAATGTGGCTGATGCAAGGCTTGGTCAGCACATCGAAAAAGGAAACGAGGTTGGCTTATTTGTTAGCAGTGTAGCTTCATATCAAAATCTATGGGCCATTATTATGGATGCCGGTACGAATTACTCTGCACAAGTCTATGAGCTCTCACCATATTTTCTTCGCAAG GAATGGATAATGGAGCACTGggaaaagaattattatatCAGTGCCATAGCTGGAGCCAATAATGGAAGCTCATTAATAGTAATGTCTAAGG GTACTAGTTATATGCAGCAGTCGTATAAAATTAGCGATTCATTTCCTTATAAatggattaataaaaaatggagGGAGGGCTTTTATGTGACTGCAATGGCTACCTCAGGAAGTAGATGGGGGGTTGTTATGTCCCGTGGTGCAGGATTTGCAAAGCAG GTGGTTGAACTTGATTTCCTTTATCCTAGTGAAGGCATCCATCGACGATGGGATTCTGGATATCGTATCACGGCAACTGCAGCAACATGGGACCAGGCGGCTTTTGTTCTGAGTGTGCCGAAAAGGAAACTTACAGATGAAACACAGGAGACCCTTCGAACCTCAGCTTTTCCTAGCACACATGTTAAG GAGAAATGGGCCAAAAATCTATATATTGCATCCATGTGTTATGGACGGACAACATCATGA